In one Desulfitibacter sp. BRH_c19 genomic region, the following are encoded:
- a CDS encoding AAA family ATPase yields MAITSTENILKVLSAYNPWWRSGIVRSEFSKQYKRFAYHEAIKLIDHEDIRRAVILTGTRRVGKTTIQYQIIETLLARGIDPKRIIFISLDHPLLKLCKLNEILECYHENLYGELDAYYFFDEVQYASDWDQWVKTLYDTQPLSRIVATGSASPVLVKKAAESGAGRWTVLQVPTLSFYEYCELLNVEDRPQLSPDIRPTGLMHLNKSEWNDLFTRLSVLQKHFNRYMQVGGFPELALSKDDFLAQNIMREDVVDKVLKRDIPALYNIRNSTELERIFLYLCYCSSNIIAIDAIAKELNSVSRATVEDYITYMESANLIYRSYPVDMSGKQLLKARSKIYVADPAIRNAVLMQDDLLVNPEEMGIMVETAVYKHVAAFYYQNTTRVGYYRGGKKGKKIDVVVDFPRGKILIEVKYREQAPVGEKDAIYELADQASCSIVITKRVDDYGIQATKGEKSLLRIPAFAFLYLLGNAEKYGYKGSKS; encoded by the coding sequence ATGGCAATAACCAGTACGGAAAACATATTGAAGGTATTAAGTGCGTATAATCCTTGGTGGAGAAGTGGTATAGTGCGTTCAGAGTTTAGTAAACAATACAAAAGATTTGCCTACCATGAAGCGATCAAACTCATTGACCACGAAGACATACGACGTGCTGTTATTTTGACGGGAACTAGACGAGTAGGGAAAACCACTATTCAATATCAAATAATAGAAACTTTACTTGCTCGAGGAATTGATCCCAAACGAATTATTTTTATTTCGTTGGATCATCCCCTTTTAAAGTTATGCAAGCTAAACGAAATATTAGAGTGCTATCATGAAAATCTATATGGTGAGTTGGATGCTTACTACTTTTTTGATGAAGTTCAATATGCTTCAGATTGGGATCAATGGGTAAAGACGCTATATGATACACAGCCTCTTTCAAGAATTGTAGCTACTGGCTCAGCGAGTCCGGTGTTAGTTAAAAAGGCGGCAGAAAGCGGAGCAGGACGTTGGACTGTATTGCAGGTACCGACTTTATCTTTCTATGAGTATTGCGAATTATTAAATGTTGAAGATAGACCACAGTTATCGCCTGATATCAGGCCAACAGGATTAATGCACCTTAATAAAAGTGAATGGAATGACTTATTTACTAGGTTATCTGTCTTGCAAAAGCATTTCAATCGCTATATGCAAGTAGGTGGGTTTCCCGAGTTGGCATTATCAAAAGATGATTTTTTAGCACAGAATATCATGCGTGAGGATGTTGTGGATAAGGTTCTCAAACGGGATATTCCTGCTCTGTATAACATCAGAAACTCAACAGAGCTGGAACGTATTTTTCTGTATCTTTGCTATTGTTCTTCCAATATTATTGCAATTGATGCTATTGCAAAGGAGTTAAATAGTGTAAGCCGTGCTACAGTAGAAGATTATATCACTTATATGGAAAGTGCAAATCTAATTTATCGTAGCTATCCAGTAGATATGTCAGGCAAACAACTTCTAAAAGCTCGTTCAAAGATTTATGTTGCTGATCCGGCAATACGCAATGCAGTATTGATGCAAGATGATCTTTTAGTAAATCCTGAAGAAATGGGAATTATGGTTGAAACTGCAGTATATAAGCACGTTGCGGCATTTTATTACCAAAATACAACTCGCGTTGGTTATTATCGAGGTGGTAAAAAAGGTAAAAAAATTGATGTTGTAGTAGATTTTCCTAGAGGTAAAATTCTCATTGAGGTAAAATATCGCGAACAGGCACCTGTTGGGGAAAAGGATGCTATTTATGAATTAGCAGATCAAGCGTCTTGCTCAATAGTAATTACTAAACGAGTAGATGATTATGGAATACAAGCAACCAAAGGAGAAAAAAGTTTGCTCCGCATTCCTGCATTTGCGTTTTTGTATTTGCTTGGCAATGCTGAAAAGTATGGTTATAAGGGAAGTAAATCTTAA
- a CDS encoding ribonuclease Z — MEMILTQVGNFGFPMVVAIYLLVRVEKKLDELTIAINELGRVVEKNVS, encoded by the coding sequence ATGGAAATGATTTTAACCCAGGTGGGGAATTTTGGCTTTCCAATGGTTGTAGCCATATATCTCCTGGTAAGGGTTGAAAAGAAACTAGATGAATTAACCATAGCTATAAATGAACTTGGAAGGGTGGTTGAGAAGAATGTGTCCTAG